In the Candidatus Cloacimonas acidaminovorans str. Evry genome, one interval contains:
- the folP gene encoding dihydropteroate synthase produces the protein MNKYCFPERTPVLMGILNVTEDSFSDGAQFLDRELAIKHTEVMIAEGAEIIDIGAESTRPGSLPVPAEIQEQRIIPILSSLKEKYPKVTFSVDTQEATVAEKAIELGASIINDISALRTDPALAELLSTNPEVKIILMHMQGTPHTMQINPVYQDVLVEIKDFFQERIDFCLAKGILRENIMLDPGIGFGKNLEHNLTILGNLRTFKEFGLPLVVGASRKSFIDKISPSSPAQRIGGCLAAAFVSACEEIDILRVHDVLLHRQFFEVLTAIAKAQRD, from the coding sequence ATGAATAAATATTGCTTTCCGGAACGGACACCTGTTTTAATGGGTATTCTGAATGTTACTGAGGATTCTTTTTCGGACGGAGCACAATTCTTGGACAGAGAATTAGCTATTAAACATACTGAGGTAATGATTGCTGAAGGAGCAGAAATAATTGATATTGGAGCAGAATCAACTCGTCCTGGTTCTTTACCAGTTCCTGCAGAGATACAAGAACAAAGAATAATCCCCATTCTAAGCTCTTTAAAAGAAAAATATCCTAAAGTAACTTTTTCAGTTGATACTCAGGAGGCAACAGTTGCTGAAAAAGCAATAGAGCTTGGCGCTTCTATTATCAATGATATTTCGGCTCTTAGAACCGATCCAGCTTTGGCAGAGCTTTTATCAACAAATCCTGAGGTAAAAATTATTTTAATGCATATGCAGGGAACTCCGCACACAATGCAAATAAATCCTGTTTATCAGGATGTGCTTGTTGAAATAAAGGATTTCTTTCAAGAGCGTATTGATTTTTGTCTTGCCAAAGGGATTTTAAGGGAAAACATAATGCTTGATCCCGGTATTGGATTTGGCAAAAACCTGGAACATAATTTAACTATTCTTGGCAATCTGAGAACATTTAAGGAATTTGGCTTACCGCTTGTGGTAGGTGCTAGCAGAAAGAGCTTTATAGACAAAATTTCACCTTCGTCGCCTGCACAACGCATAGGAGGATGCCTTGCAGCAGCTTTCGTTTCTGCTTGTGAAGAAATTGACATTTTGCGTGTTCATGATGTTCTTTTGCATAGGCAGTTTTTTGAGGTCTTAACTGCTATTGCCAAAGCGCAAAGGGACTAA